In one window of Anthonomus grandis grandis chromosome 11, icAntGran1.3, whole genome shotgun sequence DNA:
- the LOC126742026 gene encoding uncharacterized protein LOC126742026: MHTFYLAVFLFSVTNGFGPPKDPRSILKVTNVYLCPNHENVLIFDKRYLDNIDDDGYKKFSGELELPSDFDASWQYELKVDRMDGGDWQEDVYNREGQLCEDVETYFADAWKKVGSTLDPPFESDCSVKAGVHKITDLQVLKEEYKIPNVMVGSVRVTLKLFDTSGDQVFCGVLEGQYV; the protein is encoded by the exons ATGCATACTTTCTACTTggcagtatttttattttctgttactAATGGTTTTGGCCCACCGAAGGATCCGCGATCG attttaaaagttACCAACGTATACCTATGTCCGAATCACGAAAACGTTTTAATATTTGACAAAAGATATCTCGACAATATTGACGACGATGGTTACAAGAAGTTCAGTGGTGAACTGGAGTTACCGTCCGATTTTGATGCGAGTTGGCAG TATGAATTAAAAGTTGACAGGATGGATGGCGGCGACTGGCAGGAAGACGTTTATAACAGAGAGGGTCAGCTTTGCGAAGATGTAGAGACCTACTTTGCAGATGCCTGGAAAAAAGTTGGCAGCACCTTAGATCCACCTTTTGAATCAGATTGCAGCGTTAAAGCG gGTGTGCATAAAATCACCGATCTGCAAGTCTTAAAGGAAGAATATAAAATTCCAAATGTTATGGTTGGGAGTGTAAGGGTAACTTTAAAGCTCTTTGATACATCAGGCGATCAAGTGTTTTGTGGTGTATTAGAAGGTCAATATGTATAA